A section of the Thermodesulfovibrionales bacterium genome encodes:
- a CDS encoding MMPL family transporter, with amino-acid sequence MNEKEHRYVSQRLIERWVGFVHRHPIIVLTLAILATGAVLYYAVTNFRMNMDTTSMISDKLQFRRLQSDFRKAFPGLSDTIVVVLDADSAELALSGRQRLAERLRKETDLFKSVYEPGGESYFQKNGLLYLPVDQLEGFADTMAGAQPLLALLSQDLSLRGLFSVLEKVLVQPKEAATTDKRIDILYDRIGQAFQNVMDSRPVRLSWQEVMISGNITARLQRQFVIIRPVLRQNDLSAGEEHVGAIRRAAKDLGIDDSAGIRMRITGDIALNYENLTAVRESIGFATAASLILVAVILAIGLGGSGRLIFSSLLTLIIGLIWTTGFAVAAVGSLNMISVTFAVLFIGLGIDYSIQFSLRYRELISAGCPYADSVMTTAQGVGRSLLLSCITTAIGFYSFIPTAYAGVAELGLISGTGMFISFLANLTVLPALLTLLPMKPAKHRSESTVGPLLAFPYKHPRMIRAAAFIIGIGAASASLPMVYFDSNPLNLYNQKSESVATIRDLFRDPDALPWSISLLAGSEEEVKGIENRLRVLKEVKRVIALPDFVPEDQTEKLSIISNISLFMPSLNVDKVKHLSYEEDMRALGSFEAALKKSLLEKPEPRNGPVSRLYERVVQFGTFVRNPEKGRAGFLSLENGLLGGLPSLFRRLETSLQAAPSSESDLPSELKQQYLSREGQYRVQVFPAENITDRVALERFVRAVRAVAPNATDAPVTIYESGKAIVSSFRQATLYALIAITLFLLVEMRSIALTILILIPLILGILLTAAASVLLAIPLNFANVIVVPLLLGVGVHSGIIFVLRYQTEPPANGNMLTTSTARAILFSSLTTMISTGSLSFSSHRGIASIGILLTFCFGFLILCTLVLLPALLELHGKRRAMNTPNRQ; translated from the coding sequence TTGAACGAAAAAGAGCATAGATACGTTTCGCAGCGGCTGATCGAACGGTGGGTCGGGTTTGTCCACCGCCATCCGATTATCGTCCTGACGCTCGCCATACTCGCCACGGGCGCGGTCCTCTATTACGCGGTGACGAATTTCAGGATGAACATGGATACGACCTCCATGATCTCCGATAAGCTGCAGTTTCGCAGGCTCCAGAGCGACTTCCGAAAGGCCTTCCCGGGACTCTCAGACACGATCGTCGTCGTGCTCGATGCCGACAGTGCCGAACTCGCGCTCTCCGGCCGGCAGCGTCTGGCGGAGCGGCTGCGGAAAGAGACGGATTTATTCAAGAGCGTCTATGAGCCGGGCGGAGAGAGCTATTTTCAGAAGAACGGCCTCCTCTACCTGCCCGTCGATCAGCTCGAAGGGTTCGCCGACACGATGGCCGGGGCGCAGCCCCTCCTCGCCCTCCTCTCGCAGGACCTCAGCCTGAGGGGCCTCTTCTCCGTCCTCGAAAAGGTCCTCGTCCAGCCGAAGGAGGCCGCGACGACGGACAAGAGGATCGATATCCTTTACGACAGGATAGGCCAGGCCTTTCAGAACGTGATGGACAGCCGCCCGGTCCGGCTCTCCTGGCAGGAGGTGATGATCAGCGGGAATATCACCGCCCGCCTCCAGAGGCAGTTCGTCATCATCAGGCCCGTTCTCAGACAGAACGACCTCTCCGCGGGGGAAGAACACGTCGGCGCGATACGACGCGCGGCAAAGGACCTCGGTATCGATGATTCTGCCGGCATCAGGATGCGCATCACCGGAGACATCGCCCTGAACTATGAAAACCTGACGGCGGTGCGGGAGTCCATCGGGTTCGCGACGGCGGCCTCCCTCATCCTCGTCGCGGTCATCCTCGCCATCGGCCTCGGAGGATCGGGAAGACTGATCTTCTCGAGCCTCCTGACGCTCATCATCGGGCTCATCTGGACGACGGGCTTCGCCGTCGCCGCTGTCGGCAGCCTCAACATGATCTCTGTCACCTTCGCGGTCCTCTTCATCGGCCTCGGCATCGATTACAGCATCCAGTTCTCGCTACGGTACCGGGAACTGATCTCAGCCGGTTGTCCCTACGCGGACAGTGTCATGACGACCGCGCAGGGCGTCGGGAGGAGTCTCCTCCTCAGCTGCATTACGACCGCGATAGGATTCTACTCCTTCATCCCGACCGCGTACGCGGGAGTGGCCGAGCTCGGTCTCATATCGGGCACCGGCATGTTCATCAGCTTCCTCGCAAATCTTACGGTGCTCCCTGCCCTGCTGACCCTGCTGCCTATGAAACCTGCGAAACACCGGTCGGAGTCGACGGTCGGTCCCCTGCTCGCCTTTCCCTACAAGCATCCCCGCATGATCCGCGCGGCGGCCTTCATAATCGGGATAGGCGCCGCCTCCGCGTCTTTGCCGATGGTCTATTTCGATTCGAACCCGTTGAACCTCTACAACCAGAAGTCAGAGTCCGTCGCGACGATACGGGACCTCTTCAGAGACCCTGATGCCTTGCCGTGGTCGATCTCGCTGCTCGCCGGAAGCGAGGAAGAGGTGAAAGGCATCGAGAACCGGCTGAGGGTGCTGAAAGAGGTCAAGAGGGTGATCGCGCTCCCTGATTTCGTGCCTGAAGACCAAACGGAGAAGCTCTCGATCATCTCGAACATCAGCCTCTTCATGCCTTCCCTGAATGTCGATAAGGTCAAACACCTCTCCTACGAAGAGGACATGAGGGCGCTCGGCTCGTTCGAGGCGGCTCTGAAGAAGTCGCTTCTCGAAAAGCCGGAACCGCGGAACGGTCCGGTCAGCCGGTTGTATGAGCGTGTCGTCCAGTTCGGGACGTTCGTGCGAAACCCTGAAAAGGGAAGGGCCGGCTTCCTGTCGCTCGAAAATGGACTCCTCGGCGGCCTCCCCTCCCTCTTCCGGAGACTCGAGACATCCCTTCAGGCAGCTCCCTCGTCGGAATCCGACCTTCCCTCCGAGCTGAAGCAGCAGTATCTGTCGCGGGAGGGACAGTATCGCGTGCAGGTCTTCCCTGCCGAAAATATTACGGACAGGGTCGCACTCGAGCGGTTTGTCCGCGCTGTGCGGGCAGTGGCGCCGAACGCGACCGACGCGCCGGTAACGATCTATGAATCGGGGAAGGCGATCGTCTCCTCTTTCCGGCAGGCGACCCTCTACGCCCTCATCGCGATCACCCTCTTCCTCCTCGTCGAGATGCGGAGCATCGCCCTGACCATACTGATACTCATCCCGCTCATACTCGGGATCCTCCTGACGGCCGCGGCCTCCGTCCTCCTCGCCATCCCCCTGAACTTCGCGAACGTCATCGTCGTCCCGCTCCTGCTCGGTGTGGGCGTTCACAGCGGCATCATCTTTGTCCTCCGCTACCAGACCGAGCCGCCCGCGAACGGAAACATGCTGACGACGAGCACGGCCCGCGCCATACTGTTCAGCTCGCTCACGACGATGATCAGTACGGGAAGCCTCTCCTTTTCGTCCCACCGGGGCATCGCGAGCATCGGCA